Proteins from a genomic interval of Centroberyx gerrardi isolate f3 chromosome 23, fCenGer3.hap1.cur.20231027, whole genome shotgun sequence:
- the LOC139930815 gene encoding schwannomin-interacting protein 1, whose amino-acid sequence MEGEKERERQQGEEKESNEAEEERRSDDDDDDAEDEEEEKEEEEDSEGAALVWQEGYGEDDLGLPIMHWEALSLRIAELEKQEEERREKKAKSGVSLERGRAPVSWREERGRRGESWGDGDDDCNSHVMALTSRLQTQMNLQLCFINNSESEEEEEKEEENSKKRGMVQVPKHPQAPAKPEKMKASRGFRNALRNLRDKLRTDHKPQVPACGDPLVKRRRLELSDLQTFSIKELNALCTSLSQAIQDLSSELVGRLQVRDQLRTEQDAMLLEVQDLTSL is encoded by the exons atggagggagagaaggagagagagagacagcagggggaggaaaaggagagcaacgaggctgaggaggagaggaggagcgacgatgatgatgatgatgctgaggatgaagaggaggagaaggaggaagaggaagactcAGAGGGTGCGGCGCTGGTGTGGCAAGAAGGCTACGGCGAGGATGACCTGGGCCTTCCCATCATGCACTGGGAGGCGCTGAGCCTGCGCATCGCTGAGCTGGAgaagcaggaagaggagaggagggagaagaaggcaAAG AGTGGTGTTTCTCTGGAGCGAGGCAGAGCTCCGGTCAGCTGGAGAGAAgaacgagggaggagaggagagagctgggGGGACGGAGATGACGACTGCAACAGCCATGTGATGGCGCTCACCTCCCG CCTTCAGACACAGATGAATCTTCAGCTTTGCTTCATCAACAACAGtgaaagtgaggaagaggaggagaaggaggaagaaaacagCAAGAAG AGAGGGATGGTTCAGGTTCCCAAGCATCCTCAGGCTCCTGCCAAGCCGGAGAAAATGAAAGCGTCCAGAGGCTTCAGGAATGCTCTGAGGAACCTACGAGACAAACTGAGAACTGACCACAAGCCGCAG gttCCAGCCTGTGGTGATCCTCTAGTGAAGAGGAGGCGTTTGGAGCTCAGTGACTTACAAACCTTCAGTATCAAGGAGCTAAATGCTCTATGTACCTCCCTCAGCCAAGCCAtacaag ACCTGAGTTCAGAACTGGTGGGTCGCCTCCAGGTTCGGGACCAGCTGAGGACAGAGCAGGACGCCATGTTGCTGGAGGTCCAGGAcctgacatcactctga